The following are from one region of the Luteimonas sp. MC1572 genome:
- a CDS encoding endonuclease V: MAMPTDHEDPPDLASLPSAAAGELELRDRFTKPLRTIAGFHARAEDDGATVRGAAVLLDADTLELMAGEVVSLGLPGGADRASFDALPVLLAALKALPRPPDLAFIHGHGGAHPDHAGIATRFGVTADLPCIGVADTIVAGGGPEPHETRGAYTALRSQVRGPQIGWLLRSKPGSAPLVVSAGHRVAMASAADLVMRFTTTHRQPEPTRLAERLVARHPPS, from the coding sequence ATGGCAATGCCCACGGACCACGAGGATCCCCCGGACCTGGCGTCGCTGCCATCCGCGGCCGCCGGAGAGCTTGAGCTGCGCGACCGTTTCACGAAGCCGCTGCGCACCATCGCAGGCTTCCATGCCCGCGCCGAGGACGATGGCGCCACCGTGCGCGGGGCCGCGGTGCTGCTCGACGCCGACACGCTGGAACTCATGGCCGGCGAGGTCGTGAGCCTCGGGTTGCCGGGAGGTGCGGACCGAGCGTCCTTCGACGCGCTGCCCGTCCTGCTTGCGGCGCTCAAGGCGCTGCCACGCCCTCCCGATCTCGCATTCATCCATGGCCACGGCGGCGCCCATCCGGACCACGCGGGCATCGCCACGCGTTTTGGCGTCACCGCCGACCTGCCCTGCATCGGCGTGGCCGACACGATCGTCGCCGGCGGCGGTCCGGAGCCACATGAGACGCGCGGCGCCTACACCGCCCTGCGCAGCCAGGTACGCGGTCCGCAGATCGGCTGGCTGCTGCGCAGCAAGCCCGGCAGCGCGCCACTGGTAGTCTCCGCCGGGCACCGGGTGGCGATGGCGTCGGCCGCCGACCTGGTGATGCGCTTCACCACCACGCATCGGCAGCCCGAGCCCACCCGGCTGGCGGAGCGACTGGTGGCGCGCCACCCGCCAAGCTGA
- a CDS encoding phosphoglycerate mutase family protein, translating to MALAFVATACLLAACAGTDVVDTAAGAAAPLAFIVVRHAEKVDDSRDPDLSAIGKARADALAAQLRDVPLVAAWTSAFARTRQTGLAAATAHGLQLHEYDAAMPAADLAAMLRDAHSHGTVLVVGHSNTVPGIVAALCDCHVDPIDDTIYGGRYDIDHDADGRPHLRIGAF from the coding sequence ATGGCCTTGGCATTCGTCGCGACGGCGTGCCTGCTGGCCGCCTGCGCGGGTACCGATGTCGTCGATACCGCTGCAGGCGCGGCCGCGCCGCTTGCCTTCATCGTGGTGCGCCACGCGGAAAAGGTGGATGACTCGCGCGACCCGGACCTCTCCGCCATTGGCAAGGCCCGGGCCGATGCCCTGGCGGCGCAGCTGCGCGACGTACCGCTGGTGGCGGCCTGGACCAGCGCATTCGCGCGCACGCGCCAGACCGGACTCGCCGCGGCGACGGCGCACGGGCTCCAACTGCACGAGTACGACGCCGCGATGCCCGCCGCCGACCTGGCGGCGATGCTGCGCGACGCGCACAGCCACGGCACGGTGCTGGTGGTCGGACACAGCAACACCGTTCCCGGCATCGTCGCCGCACTGTGCGACTGCCACGTCGATCCCATCGACGACACCATCTACGGCGGCCGCTACGACATCGACCACGACGCCGACGGGCGGCCGCACCTGCGCATCGGCGCGTTCTGA
- the murU gene encoding N-acetylmuramate alpha-1-phosphate uridylyltransferase MurU, with translation MKALVLCAGLGERMRPLTDTTPKPLLAAGGKPLVAWHLEKLAAAGVRDVVINTSWLAPRFPEMLGDGAQWGLRIAYAYEGAVPLETGGGMLHALPLLGDAPFIAVNGDIWCDHDFARLPAEPAGEAHLVLVDNPTHHPGGDFTLAGDGRLVAGGGHALTFAGIGVYRPSLFADWRAAIGDEAGADSVPPRFKMAPLLRAAMARGGVSGEHHRGRWTDVGTPARLAALSDALSDTPGDAAHGSDP, from the coding sequence ATGAAGGCGCTGGTGCTGTGCGCCGGCCTCGGCGAGCGCATGCGCCCGCTGACGGACACGACCCCCAAGCCGCTGCTCGCCGCCGGCGGCAAGCCGCTGGTCGCCTGGCACCTGGAAAAACTGGCCGCCGCCGGCGTGCGCGACGTCGTCATCAATACCTCGTGGCTGGCGCCGCGCTTCCCCGAGATGCTCGGCGACGGTGCGCAGTGGGGCCTGCGCATCGCGTATGCCTACGAGGGCGCGGTGCCGCTGGAGACCGGCGGCGGCATGCTGCACGCGCTGCCGCTGCTGGGCGACGCGCCGTTCATCGCGGTCAATGGCGACATCTGGTGCGACCACGACTTCGCGCGCCTGCCTGCGGAACCCGCGGGCGAGGCGCATCTGGTGCTGGTCGACAACCCCACGCACCATCCGGGTGGCGACTTCACGCTAGCCGGCGACGGCCGGCTCGTTGCCGGCGGCGGGCACGCGTTGACCTTTGCCGGCATCGGCGTTTACCGGCCTTCCCTGTTTGCCGACTGGCGCGCCGCCATCGGCGACGAGGCCGGTGCCGACAGCGTGCCGCCGCGCTTCAAGATGGCGCCCCTGCTGCGTGCCGCAATGGCACGCGGTGGGGTGAGCGGCGAACACCACCGCGGGCGCTGGACCGATGTCGGCACGCCCGCGCGGCTCGCCGCGCTGTCGGACGCGCTGTCGGACACACCAGGCGACGCGGCCCACGGCAGCGACCCGTAG
- a CDS encoding phosphotransferase, with protein sequence MTLDPDDLRAAQRLDWARAASGDPALRLERASTDAGFRSYWRATGADGATTIVMDSPPDKEDVRPWLRVLALLVGGGVRVPVVLARDPEQGFLLLEDLGADTLLQVVDAGNADAHFDAAIEQLLKLQAIPVPDELPRYDEALLRRELRLFDEWFLTRHLGAALGDNDLRALDRIYALLVASALAQPQVLVHRDYMPRNLMPVEDGPAVLDFQDAVAGPVAYDATSLFKDAFLSWPPTRVDAWLADYHARARAAGVPVPASLAQFRRDADLIGVQRHLKVLGIFARLKHRDAKPKYIADAPRFLAYLDEVIPRYPELAPLAGVLERHVRPALAAAVQP encoded by the coding sequence ATGACCCTCGATCCCGACGACCTTCGCGCAGCGCAGCGCCTGGACTGGGCGCGCGCCGCCAGCGGCGATCCCGCCCTGCGCCTGGAGCGCGCCTCCACCGATGCCGGCTTCCGCAGCTATTGGCGCGCGACCGGCGCCGACGGCGCGACCACCATCGTCATGGACTCGCCGCCGGACAAGGAAGACGTGCGGCCGTGGCTGCGCGTGCTGGCGCTGCTGGTCGGCGGCGGCGTGCGCGTGCCGGTGGTGCTCGCACGCGACCCGGAGCAGGGTTTCCTGCTGCTCGAGGACCTCGGCGCGGACACCCTGCTGCAGGTGGTCGACGCCGGCAATGCCGACGCGCACTTCGACGCCGCCATCGAACAGTTGCTCAAGCTGCAGGCGATCCCGGTCCCCGACGAGCTGCCGCGCTACGACGAAGCGCTGCTGCGGCGCGAGCTGCGGCTGTTCGACGAATGGTTCCTGACCCGCCATCTCGGCGCGGCACTTGGCGACAACGACCTCCGGGCGCTGGACCGCATCTACGCGCTGCTCGTCGCCAGCGCGCTGGCGCAACCGCAGGTCCTGGTGCACCGCGACTACATGCCGCGCAACCTGATGCCGGTCGAGGACGGCCCGGCGGTGCTGGATTTCCAGGACGCGGTCGCAGGCCCGGTGGCGTACGACGCGACCAGCCTGTTCAAGGATGCGTTCCTGAGCTGGCCGCCCACGCGCGTGGATGCATGGCTGGCCGATTACCACGCGCGCGCGCGCGCCGCCGGCGTGCCGGTGCCCGCCTCGCTCGCGCAGTTCCGCCGCGATGCCGACCTGATCGGCGTACAGCGGCATCTCAAGGTCCTGGGCATCTTCGCGCGGCTGAAGCATCGCGATGCCAAGCCGAAGTACATCGCCGATGCGCCGCGCTTCCTCGCCTACCTCGACGAGGTCATTCCGCGCTACCCGGAACTCGCGCCGCTGGCGGGCGTGCTCGAGCGCCACGTGCGTCCGGCGCTGGCAGCCGCCGTGCAGCCATGA
- a CDS encoding mannose-1-phosphate guanylyltransferase/mannose-6-phosphate isomerase: protein MTQLQPVLLSGGSGTRLWPLSREAYPKQFLALAGEHTMLQDTWLRVAPLASRAPIVVANEEHRFLAGEQLRLVGMAEAAIMLEPIGRNTAPAIAAAALQASEGGDDPLLLVLPSDHVVRDAEAFRAAVQAAMPAAEAGALVTFGIVPEAPETGFGYIQAEAGDGVRQVRRFVEKPDAATAQQYLDAGGYYWNSGMFLFRASRYLEELGRFRPDILAAVRKAFAGAARDGDFVRLDREAFAASPSDSIDYAVFENTDRAMVLPVDIGWNDVGSWSALWQVSEQDAEGNAHHGDVIAVDSRNSYAYARRLVALVGVDDLVVVETDDAVLVAHKDRVQQVKDVVALLKAEQRSHAVLHREVHRPWGSYDSIDQDAGFQVKRIKVKPGGRLSLQSHTRRAEHWIVVRGTARVTRDNDVFELHANQSTYIPLGAKHRLENPGTEMLELIEVQSGDYLGEDDIVRYEDVYGRS, encoded by the coding sequence ATGACCCAGCTGCAACCCGTGCTCCTGTCCGGTGGTTCCGGGACGCGACTCTGGCCGCTGTCGCGCGAGGCCTATCCCAAGCAGTTCCTGGCCCTGGCCGGCGAGCACACCATGCTGCAGGACACCTGGCTGCGGGTCGCGCCGCTCGCCAGCCGCGCGCCGATCGTGGTCGCCAACGAGGAGCACCGCTTCCTGGCCGGCGAACAGCTGCGCCTGGTCGGCATGGCCGAGGCCGCGATCATGCTCGAGCCCATCGGGCGCAACACCGCGCCGGCGATCGCCGCCGCCGCGCTGCAGGCGAGCGAAGGCGGCGACGATCCGCTGCTCCTCGTGCTGCCTTCCGATCATGTGGTGCGCGATGCGGAGGCGTTCCGCGCCGCGGTGCAGGCCGCCATGCCGGCCGCCGAAGCCGGCGCGCTGGTCACCTTCGGCATCGTGCCCGAGGCACCGGAAACCGGGTTCGGCTACATCCAGGCCGAGGCCGGCGACGGCGTGCGCCAGGTGCGGCGCTTCGTCGAGAAACCCGACGCCGCCACCGCGCAGCAGTACCTGGACGCGGGCGGCTACTACTGGAACAGCGGCATGTTCCTGTTCCGCGCCTCGCGTTACCTGGAGGAACTGGGCCGTTTCCGCCCCGACATCCTCGCGGCCGTGCGCAAGGCGTTTGCCGGCGCCGCCCGTGACGGCGATTTCGTGCGCCTCGACAGGGAGGCGTTCGCGGCGAGTCCGTCGGATTCGATCGACTACGCGGTGTTCGAGAACACCGACCGCGCGATGGTGCTGCCGGTCGACATCGGCTGGAACGATGTCGGCTCGTGGTCGGCGCTGTGGCAGGTGAGCGAGCAGGATGCCGAAGGCAACGCCCACCATGGCGACGTCATCGCCGTCGACAGCCGCAACAGCTATGCCTATGCGCGGCGGCTGGTGGCGCTGGTCGGCGTGGATGACCTGGTGGTGGTGGAGACCGACGACGCGGTGTTGGTGGCGCACAAGGACCGCGTGCAACAGGTCAAGGACGTGGTGGCCCTGCTCAAGGCGGAGCAGCGCAGCCACGCCGTGCTGCACCGCGAGGTGCACCGCCCATGGGGCAGCTACGACTCGATCGACCAGGACGCCGGTTTCCAGGTCAAGCGCATCAAGGTCAAGCCGGGCGGACGTCTGTCGCTGCAGTCGCATACGCGCCGCGCCGAGCACTGGATCGTGGTGCGCGGCACCGCGCGCGTGACCCGCGACAACGACGTGTTCGAACTGCACGCCAACCAGTCGACGTACATCCCGCTCGGTGCGAAGCACCGCCTCGAGAACCCGGGCACCGAGATGCTCGAGCTGATCGAAGTGCAGTCCGGCGACTACCTGGGCGAGGACGACATCGTCCGCTACGAGGATGTCTACGGGCGCTCATGA
- the cysD gene encoding sulfate adenylyltransferase subunit CysD, whose amino-acid sequence MSTASQDRDLDRLEAESLHILREVAAQCRNPVMMYSIGKDSSVLLHLLLKAFAPARPSIPLLHVDTTWKFREMIAFRDRRAAETGVELRVHVNPDGLREGIGPQSHGASRHTEVMKTLALKQALAAGGYDAAIGGARRDEEKSRAKERVFSFRDANQRWDPRRQRPELWDLYNARVGPGESMRVFPLSNWTELDVWRYIRREAIPVVSLYFAAERPIVERDGALLMVDDERFALAPGEHAVLRRVRFRTLGCYPLTGAVESDAGDLDAIIAEMEAGTQSERAGRLIDHADGDSMEKKKREGYF is encoded by the coding sequence ATGAGCACGGCAAGCCAAGACCGCGACCTCGACCGCCTCGAGGCGGAGAGCCTGCACATCCTCCGCGAGGTTGCGGCCCAGTGCCGCAACCCGGTGATGATGTATTCGATCGGCAAGGACAGCTCGGTGCTGCTGCACCTGCTGCTGAAGGCGTTCGCGCCGGCGCGGCCGTCGATCCCGCTGCTGCACGTGGACACCACGTGGAAGTTCCGCGAGATGATCGCGTTCCGCGACCGGCGCGCGGCCGAGACCGGCGTCGAGCTGCGCGTGCACGTGAACCCCGACGGCCTGCGCGAGGGCATCGGCCCGCAGAGCCATGGCGCCAGCCGCCACACCGAGGTGATGAAGACCCTCGCGCTCAAGCAGGCGCTGGCCGCCGGCGGCTATGACGCCGCGATCGGCGGCGCGCGGCGCGACGAGGAGAAGTCGCGCGCCAAGGAGCGCGTGTTCTCGTTCCGCGACGCCAACCAGCGCTGGGATCCGCGCCGCCAGCGCCCGGAGTTGTGGGACCTGTACAACGCCCGCGTCGGCCCGGGCGAGAGCATGCGGGTGTTCCCGCTGTCCAACTGGACCGAACTCGATGTGTGGCGCTACATCCGCCGCGAGGCGATCCCGGTGGTATCGCTGTACTTCGCCGCCGAGCGTCCGATCGTCGAGCGCGATGGCGCGCTGCTGATGGTCGACGACGAACGCTTCGCGCTGGCACCCGGCGAGCACGCGGTGTTGCGCCGCGTGCGCTTCCGCACGCTTGGTTGCTATCCGCTGACCGGCGCGGTGGAATCCGACGCCGGTGACCTGGACGCGATCATCGCCGAGATGGAGGCGGGCACGCAGTCCGAGCGGGCCGGGCGACTGATCGACCACGCCGACGGGGATTCGATGGAAAAGAAGAAGCGCGAGGGCTATTTCTGA
- the cysC gene encoding adenylyl-sulfate kinase — protein MAHDVLRIVACGSVDDGKSTLIGRLLAEAGRVPDDERAALARASATHGTRGDDIDYALLLDGLDAEREQGITIDVAWRHLETARRRFLIADCPGHVQYTRNMATGASRADLAIVLVDATRGLLPQTLRHTAIAALFGIRHVLLAVNKMDRVGHDRAVFEAIAAAYRAHAAKLGITGVTAIPLAAASGENVATPAASMPWYDGPTVLEHLHNVDVPQRGAQLPARLPVQVVLRGHGGERWLAGTLASGTLRVGDALSVQPAGVAATVAALHRAGVAATVAHAGDAISVRLAEDVDAARGDVLSAAAVPLAVSDQFGADLLWFDTAPLLPGRRYLIKLGTRVLGARIGEIRHLSDPESLQPLAAKRLQANDIGEVTLSLDAMAAFAPYAEEPVLGAFVLADPLTNATVGAGMIRHGLRRADNIHWQLLDVDRDARAALKGQHPRCVWFTGLSGAGKSTIANLVERGLLARGCHTYLLDGDNVRHGLNRNLGFTDEDRVENLRRVAHVAKLMTDAGLIVLVSFISPFRSERRSARELFAEGEFIEVFVDTPMAEAERRDVKGLYAKARRGELPHFTGIDSAYEPPEHAELVLDTMAEPPERLAERVIAMLLD, from the coding sequence ATGGCGCATGACGTCCTGCGCATCGTCGCCTGCGGCAGCGTCGACGACGGCAAGAGCACGCTCATCGGACGCCTGCTGGCTGAAGCGGGCCGCGTGCCCGACGACGAACGCGCCGCGCTTGCACGCGCCAGCGCGACCCACGGCACTCGCGGCGACGACATCGACTACGCGCTGCTGCTCGACGGACTGGACGCCGAGCGCGAGCAGGGCATCACCATCGATGTCGCCTGGCGGCACCTTGAGACCGCGCGTCGCCGCTTCCTGATCGCCGACTGCCCGGGCCACGTGCAGTACACGCGCAACATGGCCACCGGCGCCTCGCGCGCGGACCTCGCCATCGTGCTGGTGGATGCCACCCGCGGGCTGCTGCCGCAGACCCTGCGCCACACCGCGATCGCGGCGCTGTTCGGCATCCGCCATGTGTTGCTGGCGGTCAACAAGATGGACCGCGTCGGCCACGACCGCGCGGTGTTCGAGGCGATCGCCGCCGCGTACCGCGCGCATGCGGCGAAGCTCGGGATCACCGGCGTCACCGCGATCCCGCTGGCCGCCGCGAGCGGCGAGAACGTCGCCACGCCAGCGGCCAGCATGCCGTGGTACGACGGCCCCACGGTGCTCGAGCACCTGCACAACGTCGACGTGCCGCAGCGCGGCGCGCAGCTGCCGGCAAGGCTCCCCGTGCAGGTGGTGCTGCGCGGTCACGGTGGCGAACGCTGGCTCGCCGGCACGCTGGCGTCCGGCACGCTGCGGGTCGGTGACGCGCTGAGCGTCCAGCCCGCGGGCGTTGCGGCGACGGTGGCGGCGCTGCATCGCGCCGGCGTCGCGGCGACCGTCGCCCATGCCGGCGACGCCATCTCCGTGCGCCTGGCCGAGGATGTCGACGCCGCGCGTGGCGACGTGCTCAGCGCGGCGGCGGTGCCACTCGCGGTCAGCGACCAGTTCGGCGCCGACCTGCTGTGGTTCGACACGGCGCCGCTGCTGCCCGGCCGCCGCTATCTGATCAAGCTGGGCACCCGCGTGCTCGGCGCCCGCATCGGCGAGATCCGGCACCTGTCGGATCCGGAGTCGCTGCAGCCGCTGGCCGCCAAGCGCCTGCAGGCCAACGACATCGGCGAGGTGACTCTGTCGCTGGACGCGATGGCCGCCTTCGCGCCCTACGCCGAGGAGCCGGTGCTCGGCGCATTCGTGCTGGCCGACCCGCTCACAAACGCCACGGTCGGTGCCGGCATGATCCGCCATGGCCTGCGCCGCGCCGACAACATCCACTGGCAGCTGCTGGACGTGGACCGTGACGCGCGCGCCGCACTCAAGGGCCAGCATCCGCGCTGCGTGTGGTTCACAGGACTGTCTGGCGCCGGCAAGTCGACCATCGCCAACCTGGTCGAGCGCGGCCTGCTGGCGCGCGGCTGCCACACCTACCTGCTCGATGGCGACAACGTGCGCCATGGTCTCAACCGCAACCTCGGCTTCACCGACGAGGATCGAGTGGAGAACCTGCGCCGCGTGGCACACGTGGCCAAGCTGATGACCGATGCCGGCCTGATCGTGCTGGTGAGCTTCATCTCGCCGTTCCGCTCCGAGCGCCGCTCGGCGCGCGAGCTGTTCGCCGAAGGCGAGTTCATCGAGGTGTTCGTGGACACGCCGATGGCCGAAGCCGAGCGTCGCGACGTCAAGGGCCTGTATGCCAAGGCGCGCCGCGGCGAGCTGCCGCACTTCACCGGCATCGACTCCGCCTACGAGCCGCCGGAGCACGCGGAGCTGGTGCTCGACACCATGGCCGAACCGCCCGAGCGCCTGGCCGAGCGGGTGATCGCGATGCTGCTGGACTGA
- a CDS encoding GlsB/YeaQ/YmgE family stress response membrane protein, with product MEGVFGGDSWLWIILVGLVVGVLARLIKPGKQNIGIILTIVLGIVGALLAGWVGRMLGWYGEGEKVGFIASLIGAVVLLFIAEFINGRRRRR from the coding sequence ATGGAAGGTGTATTCGGCGGCGACAGCTGGCTTTGGATCATCCTCGTCGGACTGGTCGTTGGCGTGCTCGCGCGCCTGATCAAGCCCGGCAAGCAGAACATCGGCATCATCCTGACCATCGTGCTGGGCATCGTCGGCGCGCTGCTCGCCGGCTGGGTCGGCCGCATGCTGGGCTGGTACGGCGAAGGCGAGAAGGTCGGCTTCATCGCGTCGCTGATCGGCGCGGTGGTGCTGCTGTTCATCGCGGAATTCATCAACGGCAGGCGCCGCAGGCGCTGA
- a CDS encoding M20 family metallopeptidase: MDASRFDPALVERHVSAKWDDEIVPQLVEYIRIPNKSPMFDTDWVKNGFMDDAVKLMEGWARRQDIPGMQLEVVRLEGRTPLIFVEIPASNGGNADDCVLLYGHLDKQPEMTGWDDDLGPWKPVLRDGKLYGRGGADDGYAIYGSLTAILALHEQKIPHARCVILIEACEESGSYDLPAYVDHLADRIGKPSLVVCLDSGCGNYEQLWCTTSLRGLAGGNFSVQVLDEGVHSGDASGVVPSSFRLLRQLLSRIEDEDTGRILLDGLHADIPADRLAQARKCAEVLDTAVFDKFPFLPGMTPMNDDLTELVLNRTWRPALSVTGVDGMPPLASAGNVLRPHTAVKLSLRLPPTLDGKRAGELLQEALLRDPPNGAKVTLDLEKASTGWNAPAMAPWLESAIDAASQAFFKRPAMYMGEGGSIPFMGMLGEKFPGAQFMITGVLGPHSNAHGPNEFLHIEMGKRVTACVARVIAEHQAASARGETTGGAAIADSGTRHGDHGCC; the protein is encoded by the coding sequence ATGGACGCCAGCAGGTTCGACCCCGCGCTCGTCGAGCGCCATGTCTCCGCCAAGTGGGATGACGAAATCGTCCCGCAGCTCGTCGAGTACATCCGCATCCCCAACAAGTCGCCGATGTTCGACACCGACTGGGTGAAGAACGGTTTCATGGACGATGCGGTGAAGCTGATGGAAGGCTGGGCGCGTCGCCAGGACATCCCCGGCATGCAGCTCGAAGTGGTGCGCCTGGAAGGCCGCACGCCGCTGATCTTCGTCGAGATCCCGGCGTCCAACGGCGGCAATGCCGACGACTGCGTGCTGCTCTACGGCCACCTCGACAAGCAGCCTGAAATGACCGGCTGGGACGACGACCTCGGCCCGTGGAAGCCGGTGCTGCGCGACGGCAAGCTCTACGGCCGCGGCGGCGCCGACGACGGCTATGCGATCTATGGTTCGCTGACCGCGATCCTGGCGCTGCACGAGCAGAAGATCCCGCATGCGCGCTGCGTGATCCTGATCGAGGCCTGCGAGGAATCGGGCAGCTACGACCTGCCGGCGTACGTCGATCATCTCGCCGACCGTATCGGCAAGCCGTCGCTGGTGGTCTGCCTGGATTCCGGCTGCGGCAACTACGAGCAGCTGTGGTGCACCACCTCGCTGCGCGGCCTGGCCGGCGGCAACTTCTCCGTCCAGGTACTGGACGAAGGCGTGCACTCCGGCGACGCCTCGGGCGTGGTGCCGTCCAGCTTCCGGCTGCTGCGCCAGCTGCTGTCGCGCATCGAGGACGAGGACACCGGCCGCATCCTGCTCGACGGCCTGCACGCCGACATCCCCGCCGACCGCCTGGCGCAGGCGCGCAAGTGCGCCGAGGTGCTGGATACCGCGGTGTTCGACAAGTTCCCGTTCCTGCCCGGCATGACGCCGATGAACGACGACCTCACCGAGCTCGTGCTCAACCGCACCTGGCGCCCGGCGCTGTCGGTGACCGGCGTCGACGGCATGCCGCCACTGGCTTCGGCCGGCAACGTGCTGCGCCCGCACACCGCGGTGAAGCTCTCGCTGCGCCTGCCGCCCACGCTCGACGGCAAGCGCGCCGGCGAACTGCTGCAGGAGGCCTTGCTGCGCGATCCGCCAAACGGTGCCAAGGTGACCCTGGACCTGGAGAAGGCCTCGACCGGCTGGAACGCACCGGCCATGGCGCCGTGGCTTGAAAGCGCGATCGATGCCGCCAGCCAGGCCTTCTTCAAGCGCCCGGCGATGTACATGGGCGAAGGCGGCTCGATCCCGTTCATGGGCATGCTCGGCGAGAAGTTCCCGGGGGCGCAGTTCATGATCACCGGCGTGCTCGGCCCGCACTCCAATGCCCACGGCCCGAACGAGTTCCTGCACATCGAGATGGGCAAGCGCGTCACCGCCTGCGTCGCGCGGGTGATCGCCGAACACCAGGCCGCCAGCGCGCGTGGCGAGACCACCGGCGGCGCGGCCATCGCCGACAGCGGCACGCGCCACGGCGACCACGGCTGCTGCTGA
- a CDS encoding ComEA family DNA-binding protein, with protein MILLKNVLAPVLLSLLLAGGAFASDKVNINTADAATIERVLVNIGMAKAEAIVAHRKAHGAFKSADELANVKGVGLKTIEKNRDRIVVGGGAAAKPAATAASAAKPAAAARPVAAKPAAAQR; from the coding sequence ATGATCCTGCTGAAAAACGTGCTTGCCCCGGTCCTGCTGTCGCTGCTGCTGGCCGGCGGCGCCTTCGCAAGCGACAAGGTGAACATCAACACCGCCGACGCCGCCACCATCGAACGCGTGCTGGTCAACATCGGCATGGCCAAGGCCGAGGCCATCGTCGCCCACCGCAAGGCGCACGGCGCGTTCAAGAGCGCCGACGAGCTCGCCAACGTCAAGGGCGTGGGCCTGAAGACCATCGAGAAGAACCGCGACCGCATCGTGGTGGGTGGCGGCGCCGCAGCCAAGCCGGCCGCCACGGCCGCCTCGGCCGCCAAGCCTGCAGCTGCAGCCAGGCCCGTCGCAGCCAAGCCGGCGGCCGCGCAGCGCTGA
- a CDS encoding HutD family protein: protein MQPPAAHARHLPANEYRRVRWHNGAGWTREIHATGRGGGEASEAWDWRLSIAEIAADGDYSVFPGVEREQVLLSGDGLQLAFDGSDPGPHVLLPPHGRLRFSGGRLAHCRLLGTRAEVFNLMWRPQAVSAQLWHRPLVGPMVVFVDPGSCWVVYLIAGQATVSGSVGAPLRLSMGDTVLLGAGAQRGRHVLDGGGEVLLVRFEPPADAQ from the coding sequence ATGCAGCCCCCAGCAGCGCACGCGCGGCATCTCCCCGCCAACGAGTACCGCCGTGTGCGCTGGCACAACGGCGCAGGCTGGACGCGCGAGATCCACGCCACGGGGCGCGGTGGCGGCGAGGCATCCGAAGCATGGGACTGGCGGCTGTCGATCGCCGAGATCGCGGCCGACGGCGATTACTCGGTGTTTCCCGGCGTCGAGCGCGAGCAGGTGCTGCTGTCCGGCGACGGCCTGCAGCTGGCGTTCGACGGCAGCGACCCGGGTCCGCATGTGCTGTTGCCGCCGCATGGTCGCCTGCGCTTTTCCGGTGGGCGGTTGGCGCACTGCAGGTTGTTGGGCACGCGTGCCGAAGTCTTCAACCTGATGTGGCGCCCGCAGGCGGTGAGCGCGCAGCTGTGGCATCGGCCGCTGGTGGGCCCGATGGTGGTGTTCGTCGATCCCGGCAGCTGCTGGGTGGTCTACCTGATTGCCGGCCAGGCCACGGTGTCGGGCAGCGTGGGGGCGCCGCTGCGGCTGTCGATGGGCGACACGGTCTTGCTTGGCGCCGGCGCGCAGCGCGGCCGGCATGTGCTGGACGGTGGCGGCGAGGTGCTGCTGGTGCGGTTCGAGCCGCCAGCCGACGCTCAGTAG